The Desulfomicrobium escambiense DSM 10707 genome segment TCCAGGTCTCGGCGGCGCGGAAGGTCAGGTAGCTCTGCCCGGCGTCGAGGAGAAAGCGGGTGCCCAGGATGACGAAGGGGATGCCCAGGAGCAGCAGGATCAGTTTGCGCAGCGTCGAAAACATCCGGCTAATCCTGGGGCTCGAAGCCGATCTTGCGGATGGCGTTCTTCACGGCCGCGAGGTCCACGTCCGGGCCGGCGTCGAACCTCGCCTGGCCGGGCGTTAGGGTCACGGAGACGTTGGCGATGCCGGGCATGGACGAGAGCAGCTTGGTGACGGAGCCGGTGCAGTGGGCGCAGGACATTCCTTTGATGGCGATGGTCGGCATGGTTTCCT includes the following:
- a CDS encoding heavy-metal-associated domain-containing protein; the encoded protein is MPTIAIKGMSCAHCTGSVTKLLSSMPGIANVSVTLTPGQARFDAGPDVDLAAVKNAIRKIGFEPQD